The DNA window GTCTGCAGTTAGGATTTTAAGATGGAAGCGATCGAGCGCCTCTATTTTCGCTATTTTCCGGAAAAGGTGCTTGGCGAAGTGCTGACCAAGCGCTGGAGCGACAACGCCGTTCCCGTGCTTGCGACGATCATGACGATCAGCTTTTTTCTCCTCCAGAATCCGCATTTCTTCACGCTGTCGAGTCTAACGGAGACGTCGCGCCAACTGTCGGAATTTTCGCTGGTCGTCGTCGCCATGGGCGTTGTGCTGCTGGCGGGAGGCCTGGATCTCTCGGTCGGCAGCGTGTTTGCCCTGGCCAACATCACGGCCCTTGTTTGCATCACCATACTGGAATGGCCGGTCTGGGCCACCGTGATAGCCACCTTGGCTGTCGGCGCCCTGTGCGGGGCGGTCAATGGCTTCCTGATTGGCTATTTGCGGATCCGCGCATTCCTGACAACGCTGGTCACGCTCATCATCATTCGATCGATCGTCGATATCATCCTCCTGCGTTACGCGGTTCAGATATCGGCGGTTTTCCCGGAGTCCGATCTCTGGTTCTTTATCGGAGAAGGCGAGGTCCTTGGCATTCCCTTCTCGTTCCTCGTCGCCATCGTCGTCATAGGGCTGTGGCACGTCATTCTCACCAGGGCGCGCGCCGGATGGCATATTACGGCTGTCGGCGGCAGCCGTCGTTCCGCCTACAATGCCGGCCTGCGGGTCAAGTTCACCATCTTCACCACCTATGTCTGGTCGAGCGTGCTTGCGTCGTTGGCCGGCGTGTTCTTCGCGGCACGCCTCGGCAGCGCCGGATCAGATACCGGAGTCGGCCTCGAAATCGCGGCGCTGACCGCGGCCGTCCTTGGAGGCAACAGTCTGGGCGGCGGCCGTGGGTCGGTGGTGAAATCCGTACTGGGCGCGGTGGTCGTGCTCATTCTGACCGACAGCATGGTTCGCGTCGGTATCAGCGGCGGCATCAGTTCCATGATCCTTGGAATTGTTCTGCTCGTCGTGGTGGCCATCGACGTCCGTTGGCTGAAGAACCGGCACAAGCTTCTGAACAAGGTGTATGTGTCACCCGGGTATTTCCGTCTCCCGGCACTTCCAGAGACCGACCCGGGATCTGACAGTCCCTACGCACTCAACGATCGGCTGAAGGATGTTTCGCTCATCGGCAAGGGCGAGATCGAAGGCCCGGAGGACGTCATTTTCGATCGGAACGACAATCTCTATTGTCCAAATCGGCACGGCGACATCGTTCGCTTCTTCGCGCCTGACTACACCAAGTGGGAGATATTCGTTCATATTGGCGGCCATCCCCTTGGCCTGGCCTTTGATGCCAACGAGAACCTGAATGTCTGTATTGGGGGGATGGGTCTCTATCAGGTTTCGCCGGATCGACAGGTCACGAAGCTGACCGACGAGACCAAGCGGACGGTCCTGTCGGTGATCGACGATTCCCGATTGAAGCTTGCCGACGACCTCGACATCGCGCCGGACGGCCGCATCTTTTTTTCTGAAGCAACCATCCGTTACGACATGCACGACTGGGCGACAGATGCGCTGGAGAGCAGGGGCAACGGCCGCCTGATCTGCTTTGACCCACGCGATCGTTCGACCAAAACGATCCTCAGAAATTTGCAATTCCCAAATGGGGTCTGCATGGCCGGCGACGGACAATCGTTTTTCTTTGCCGAGACCTGGGGCTGCCGTGTAAATCGATACTGGTTCGACGGTCCCAAGAAGGGCACGTGCGAAACGACGATCCCGAATCTTCCGGGGTATCCCGACAACATCAATCGAGCCTCGGATGGAAGTTTCTGGGTGGCTCTTGTCGGCATGCGATCGCCGGCTCTCGACCTGGCGATGAGAATGCCGTCGCTGCGCAAACGCATGGCCAAGCGTGTCGCCCGCGACGAATGGCTGTTCCCGAACATCAACACGGGGTGCGTGCTCAAATTCAAGCCGAACGGCGAAATCGTGGAATCCTATTGGGACCTTGGAGGCAAGAACCACCCGATGGTGACGTCGATGCGCGAGCACAAGGGATATCTGTATCTCGGCGGGCTCTACAATGATCGGATAGGCCGTCTCAAGCTGCCCGACGCTGATCCAACCTGGACGTCACAAGCGTCCTATTGGGGAGCAAACGCATGAACATGTCTGGTCGCATCGGCAGTATCTTCGACAAGTTCATGGGTGGGCGCGGCGATCATTCCATCACGGTTCCGGTCATGGATGGTGCGCTCAAGCCCAACAACTACCTGGAGCGCATTGCCAGCATCTCGATGATAGATGGAGCGGACAATCTGACGATTGCGAGGGGGCAAATGCTGCTCACGTCTGGCAATCAGCTGGTTGAACTTCACGACAACGGAAGTACCTCCATTCGGAGCACTTACGATACCGAGATCACCTTCCTATCCGCATCACCGCAAGGGGTCCTTGCCGTGGGCTTGGACAATCTTGGTATCGCGATCGTCGGTGGTCGGCATGACGGCAAGCGACTTGCCGCGAATCTGTCCGGCCAGCAGCTCAACTGTCCAACGGCAGCCGTTTTCCTGGATGAGGACACGCTGGTCGTTTGCAATGGTTCGAGCGCCCATTCGGCCCTCGAATGGAGCCGGGACCTCTTGAATCTTGGCCGCAGCGGAAGCGTCGTGAGAATTGATCTGGGAGCCGGAAACGCGAGCCTCATCAAAGGAGGCCTGGGATTTCCCTCGGGCATCACCGTAGCAAGGGACGGCAAGCTGGTCATTTCTGAAGCCTGGAAACATCGCCTTTTGGCGCTGGACGTTGTCGACCGCAGCATCGCAACGGTGCTTGCGGATTTGCCGGCATATCCCGGACGGATTCAGCCAGCCAGCCAGAATGGATACTGGCTAACGATGTTTGCGGTCCGCTCCCAGCTGCAGGAATTTGTGCTGCGCGAAAACCGCTACAGGCGCGAAATGATGGAAACCATTGCGCCGGAATATTGGATCGCACCTACGCTTTCGAGCGGACGCAGTTTCAAGGAACCGCTGCAAGCGGGTAGCGTCATCCGACTGGGCATCCACAAACCCTGGGCACCGAGCCGTTCATATGGCCTCCTGCTTCGTCTCGATGACAGCATTCAGCCCATTTGGAGCGCCCACAGCAGGGCCGATGGCCGCCGGCATGGCATCACATCCTGTGTTGAAATCCGCGACAGGCTGTTTATCACCTCCAAAGGTCGCGGCGAAATCCTTGCGCTCGATCATCTCTCTCCGACCGAGCCGGACGACCTCTCGGTTCTCATGGGGTCGGCGGCATGACACCGATTGTCGAACTCAAGGCCGCTACAAAGGATTTTCGCGGCAATCCCGCTTTTTCGGACGTCGATTTTCAGCTGCTACCCGGCGAGATTCATGCGCTGCTCGGCGAGAACGGCGCCGGGAAGTCGACACTGACGAAGATCATCGCCGGAGTCTATCCGCTCAGCAGCGGCAAGATGTTCATTAACGGCCGTGAGGAGAAGCTCGCAACGCCCGCTGAGGGGCTCGCGAAAGGGATAGCCATGGTCTACCAGGAAAACAGCCTGGTTCCATCTATGTCGGTCGCTCAGAACATTTATCTGGGAAAAGAGAAGCCTTTGAACCGGCTTCGCGGCATTTATATTTCCGCTCAGCAATTCCTCCAGTCCCTGAACTTCCACGTTGATCCGTCTGCCATCGTAGGCTCTTTAGGCGCCGCACAGAAGCAGATGGTCGAGATCGCGCGAGCGGTGCATCACAAGGCAAAGGTAATTATCTTCGATGAGCCGACGGCGACCCTCACACCGGAGGAAAAGAGCTACTTCTTCAAGCTGATCAGGAAGCTGAAGGACGAGGGGGTCTCCATCATATTCATTTCGCATGCGCTTGAAGAGGCGCTCATGGTTGCGGATCGGATTACCATCCTGAGAGATGGCAGGCTGGTGGCCTCGGACAAGGCCGCCGCGTTCGATCGGCAGAAGATCATTCAGGCCATGGTCGGTCGAACGCTGACAGATGAGATCTACAGCGGTGCCTCGCGCATGCGCGCTCCAAGGCCGCGTGGCGCAAAAGTGCTCTCGGTGGAAAATCTCTCGATGGGCAATATGGTGCGCAACACATCGTTTTCGCTGTATGCGGGGCAGGTGACCGGGATTTTCGGCCTGGTCGGCTCCGGCCGGACCGAGACGCTGAAGGTGGTATCCGGGGTTCTGAAACGTGATTTCTTTCATGGCGGAGAAGTCAAGATCGATGGCCAGTCCAAGCGCTATCTGGTGCCCGCGCCGGCTGTGCGCGACGGCATTGTCTATGTGACCGAAGAGCGAAAGGCGGAAGGCTTCTTTGAGACGATGAGCATTGCCGAAAACATCTACATGGGCCAGCTCGGCGGACAATCCTTTGGCGGCTTCAACATCGTGTCCATGAAGCAAGCACGATCCGTTGCCGATGAATGGCGTAAACGTCTCAATGTGAGGGCCATCGACCCGGACGCGAAAGTCATCGAACTGTCCGGCGGCAATCAGCAGAAGGTCGTGATTGCCAAAGCGCTCGTCCAGAAGCCTAGACTTGTGGTCTTCGATGAGCCGACGCGCGGCGTCGACGTCGGCGCTATCGCCGAAATCCATACCTTCATAAACCAGCTTGCTGACCAGGGGATCGCAGTCGCGGTAATCTCGTCTTACTTGCCGGAGATACTAAGCCTTTCCGACCGCATCCTCATTGCCCGCCAGGGCAAGATCGTCGAGGAAATGGACCGCCGGATTGCCACGGAAGAAACGATCATGTACGCGGCCGTCCATTAATGAGCGGCGATCGCAAGGTCACGATTGTCGAGGTGGGCCCTCGTGACGGCCTGCAAAACGAGAAAAATATCGTCTCGACCGAGGACAAGCTGAAGCTCATCCGTCTGCTGGCAGATGCCGGTCTCTCTCGTATCGAGGTCACCGCGTTCGTCTCGCCAAGATGGGTGCCCCAGATGGCCGATCATGACGCGGTGATGCGACGGGCGCCGGCGCGGAAAGGCTTGATACGCTCCGTGCTGGTGCCCAACGAGAAGGGTGCCATCGCCGCGATTGCCGCGGGCGCTGACGAACTGGCCGTCTTTACCAGCGCCTCGGAAACTTTCGCGTCCAGAAACATCAACTGCACCATAGCTGAAAGCCTGGAACGATTCGTGCCGGCGATAAGCCTCGCGAGGTCGCACGGCATTCCAGTTCGCGGCTACGTGTCTTGTGCCGTCGATTGTCCTTACGAGGGCGAAATCGCGCCCGAAGCAGCCGCAATGGTTTCTTCGCAACTGATGGACCTGGGTTGCCATGAGATCTCGGTAGCGGACACGATCGGCCGGGGATTGCCGGAACGCGTAAGTCTCATGCTGGAACGCGTGCTCGACCGGGTTCCAGCACCGATGGTAGCCTGCCACTTCCATGACACTTCCGGTCGAGCTCGTGCGAATGTGGACGTCGCGTTGGATTGGGGCATTGCTACGTTCGATAGTTCCGCGGGCGGCCTAGGGGGCTGTCCTTATGCTCCAGGTGCTGCAGGCAACATTGGCACCGGAGTTATCAACTCCCATCTAACACAAAAAGGTTACGCGACGGGAGTTGATCCCGACGGACTTCGACTTGCTGAAGAATTTGCTCGTAGCTTGAGGTAGAGCAATCACCCGCTAACTGTTTGTTTTCGTTGACGAGATGACTTCCCCTCCGGGCCCACCACCAGACGCACGACTCGATCCATCCTGCACCGCCAGCCGAACCTGGGGATGCCTCGCGCGAATAGAGCTCGGCATGATCGATATCGTCATGACCGAGAACGTCCATAAGGCCTCTGCTTCGGCCAGACAAACCCCGAGCGATTTGCTCAGTCCGTGCGGCGTCAGGCCTTTTGGGAGGGCGGCGAGCTTGCACCAATGCGCCATCCCCGTCAGCGACTTGGCGGAGAACGCCTCGCCATTGCCGTTGACCAGGACAGTCTCGCCGCGCCTATCGGCCGCATCCGGTGACCCCTCTGGTCCCAACGCAGACCCGCGACGTCGCCGCGACGGTTGCCAAGCCAAAGTGCAAGCCCTAGCAAGTGCGTGCCGCGGTGCCGAGCGGCCAACGGTTTTCGAATTGCGTCATCGCTTCGCGCGACCACGCTTTCCAGCCGGAATAGGCGGGCCGCCATTCGACCGCCGCTGTGGGGTCGATTTCGATCCAGTCTTGGGGTAGTGCGACATAGACCAGCTTGCGTATGCCCACCAGCAGATGCCTGGCCTCGAGAACATACGACGTATAGGAGCGGGCGCACCGGCCGCCGATCGTCTCTCCAAGGCCGCCAAAAGCGGACATCTTCAAGTCGAGGCCACAGGGTTGGCTGCTTCATTTCAAACGTCTTAACACCGCGCCCACATCCATTTATGCGAGCCCTACCTGGTTCGTCCCTGTACAATCCGGTCAATGATCATGGCGCACAGTAGGATCGCGAAGCCTGCCATAAGGCCCTGCCCCACGGCTGCGTATTGAAGGGCGTTCAAGACATCCTCGCCTAGGCCCTTCGCGCCGATCAGCGATGCGATGACAACCATCGAAAGGCACATCAGGATCGTCTGATTGATCCCAGCCATGATGGATGGCATCGCGAGCGGAAGGTCCACGCGTGTCAAGACAAACCATTTCGTGGCACCATAAGCTTGCGCTGCTTCCCGAATGGCCGGAGGGACGCCTTGCAAGCCAAGCGCGGTCAAGCGCACTACGGGCGGCGTACCGAAGATCAGCGTGGCTATGACTCCGGGCGGCTTACCAATGCCGAACAAAGCAATGACCGGGATAAGATAAACGAAGGCGGGCATCGTCTGCATGAAATCGAGCACCGGCCGCAGCGCCGTGTAGACGCGCGGCCGGCGCCCGCACCAGATGCCGAGGGGGATGCCGATCACCAGGCAGAGGATCGCGGCTGTGCCCAGCAGAGCGACTGTTTCAAGGCTCTTTTCCCAGAAACCAAGGACGGCGAGATAGGCGAGTGCCGCGGCGGTGAAGATAGCGACGCGCGGCCCGGCTAGTTGCCAGGCCAGAATGAGGATGATCGCCATGGTCACAGGCCACGGCATTCCCGTCAGCGCGTAGGACAGCCCGTCCAGCACCAGGGAGATGGCTCCGGTTATCGCACCAAAAAAGCCTTCTCCAGCATGGGAAATCCCCTCCATCAGCCCATCCAGGGTCGAGGACAGGGCAGCCTGCCAGTCGCGATTTGACGGCGCGACCGTAAGCCAGGCGGCCGGCGCCGCCCCGGCAAAGCGATAGGCTGAGAACCCGTAAGCCAGAATGCAGAAAACGAGAGCGCACAGCGAAAGAGGGTAGCTGATTCCGTGCCCCATCGTGGGCGTCGATCGCCATCGCGCAAACCGTCGCTCAAGCAACCGGTTGGCAAGAAAGCCGCTCGCAAGCTTGGCCAGCAGCAACGTGAAGAGGCCCAACCCTATCAGCAGGGGGGCCTTCCCCTTGGCTGCGTCCGCCTGCGAATTCGCGGCGTCTGCCGCCTTCTGCAGGGCTGCCGCCGACGATTTCAAGCCCGCGGCATTGTCCGCTCCCGCTGCCTCCGCGGCCTTTGCCTGTTCTTCGCGTGCTGTCGCCTGCTTGGTCAGCCGCTCGGCGCGTGCCTGTTCGGCCGTGCCAAGGTTGCCGGCGACGCCAACGCCGATTTGCACGACGGCGAACATCTCGAGGAAAAAAGCGATCCAGAACAGGACCACGATGCCACGGGCGGCGGCCCATACCGGCCCGAGCAGGGCTGCAGTGACATTGAACGGCCAGACGGAGTTGCGCGCGCGCCTTATGCGCGCGAACGCATCGACATAATAGGCCGGGTTTTGAACAACGAATTCCGCGACGAGACGATTCTCCGCCGATCGATCCTGCTCGAGCGGCTGTTTGGAAACCGGATCATAGGCGTTCACGACCGTCCGCCCTTTCGCAACCCTTCCAGAAGGACCTGCCGGTCGACGATACCGCCAACGACCCCGTCGCCGTCTATCACCGCGAGCGGCGCGGCATCTCGCGCCGCGAGTTCCACAAGCTCGCCCAGTGGCTGCTGGGAACTCACCTTGCGCAATCGCTCTAGGTCCAGCCCTGAAGGGTTCCGCCTTCTGAAGCTCTCGACAGGTTCCATGATGCGACCGGCGGTGATCACCTTCAGCCGCGATATGTCCGCGACGAACTTGGCGACATAATCGTGCTTGGGAACGGTGACGATATCCTCGGGCGTGTCGATCTGGATGATGACGCCATCCTTCATGATGGCGATGCGGTCGCCGATGCGGATCGCCTCGTCGAGATCGTGGGTGATGAAGACGACCGTTTTGCCCATCGAACGCGACAACGCCAGGAATTCATCCTGAAGCTGCCGCCGGATCAAGGGGTCGAGCGCGCTGAACGGTTCGTCCATCAGGAGAATCGCCGAATCCGCCGCGAGCGCGCGGGCCAGCCCTACGCGCTGCTGCATGCCGCCCGACAGTTCGTGGCAATAGCGGTCGCCCCAATCGGAAAGATTGACCTTGGCGAGCGCTGCCTCGGCAACATCAAAACGCTGCTGCTTGCTGGCCCCCTGGATCTCCAGGGGAAGCGCCACGTTGTCGCGCACGGTCCGGTGTGGAAGCAGCCCGAAACTCTGGAACACCATGCTGATCTTGCGCGACCGCAGCGCCCTCAGTTCGGCCGGAGCTTTCGCCATGATGTTCTCGCCGTCGACGAAAATCTCTCCGGCGGAAGGTTCGAGAAGGCGGTTGATGTGGCGGATCAGCGTCGATTTCCCGCTGCCCGACAGGCCCATCACGCAGAAGATCTCACCCGGGCGGACCGATATGCTTACATCGGCTACGCCCACGACGCAGCCGAAGCGCTTGATGACTTCGTCCCTGTCCAGCCGATCGCGCTGGATGGCTGCCATTGCCTCCGGCGCGCGGGCGCCGAAGACCTTCCAGACCCCCCTCATCGCGATCGCGGTAGCGGCCGGATGAAGGTCAGTTTTCAACGATAAGGCCATACCAAGGGGCGCCCACGATTATCCCATCTGATTTATCTTCAGGCTGCCAAGGACCGGTCAGCCAGCGGGCGCAATTCCAGCGCTTCGCGACGATCAGCGGCCGAACCACTTTGCGACGTCGCCGGGGTGAGCCTTGATCCACTCCTTGG is part of the Mesorhizobium loti genome and encodes:
- a CDS encoding ABC transporter permease is translated as MEAIERLYFRYFPEKVLGEVLTKRWSDNAVPVLATIMTISFFLLQNPHFFTLSSLTETSRQLSEFSLVVVAMGVVLLAGGLDLSVGSVFALANITALVCITILEWPVWATVIATLAVGALCGAVNGFLIGYLRIRAFLTTLVTLIIIRSIVDIILLRYAVQISAVFPESDLWFFIGEGEVLGIPFSFLVAIVVIGLWHVILTRARAGWHITAVGGSRRSAYNAGLRVKFTIFTTYVWSSVLASLAGVFFAARLGSAGSDTGVGLEIAALTAAVLGGNSLGGGRGSVVKSVLGAVVVLILTDSMVRVGISGGISSMILGIVLLVVVAIDVRWLKNRHKLLNKVYVSPGYFRLPALPETDPGSDSPYALNDRLKDVSLIGKGEIEGPEDVIFDRNDNLYCPNRHGDIVRFFAPDYTKWEIFVHIGGHPLGLAFDANENLNVCIGGMGLYQVSPDRQVTKLTDETKRTVLSVIDDSRLKLADDLDIAPDGRIFFSEATIRYDMHDWATDALESRGNGRLICFDPRDRSTKTILRNLQFPNGVCMAGDGQSFFFAETWGCRVNRYWFDGPKKGTCETTIPNLPGYPDNINRASDGSFWVALVGMRSPALDLAMRMPSLRKRMAKRVARDEWLFPNINTGCVLKFKPNGEIVESYWDLGGKNHPMVTSMREHKGYLYLGGLYNDRIGRLKLPDADPTWTSQASYWGANA
- a CDS encoding ABC transporter permease — translated: MNAYDPVSKQPLEQDRSAENRLVAEFVVQNPAYYVDAFARIRRARNSVWPFNVTAALLGPVWAAARGIVVLFWIAFFLEMFAVVQIGVGVAGNLGTAEQARAERLTKQATAREEQAKAAEAAGADNAAGLKSSAAALQKAADAANSQADAAKGKAPLLIGLGLFTLLLAKLASGFLANRLLERRFARWRSTPTMGHGISYPLSLCALVFCILAYGFSAYRFAGAAPAAWLTVAPSNRDWQAALSSTLDGLMEGISHAGEGFFGAITGAISLVLDGLSYALTGMPWPVTMAIILILAWQLAGPRVAIFTAAALAYLAVLGFWEKSLETVALLGTAAILCLVIGIPLGIWCGRRPRVYTALRPVLDFMQTMPAFVYLIPVIALFGIGKPPGVIATLIFGTPPVVRLTALGLQGVPPAIREAAQAYGATKWFVLTRVDLPLAMPSIMAGINQTILMCLSMVVIASLIGAKGLGEDVLNALQYAAVGQGLMAGFAILLCAMIIDRIVQGRTR
- a CDS encoding sugar ABC transporter ATP-binding protein yields the protein MTPIVELKAATKDFRGNPAFSDVDFQLLPGEIHALLGENGAGKSTLTKIIAGVYPLSSGKMFINGREEKLATPAEGLAKGIAMVYQENSLVPSMSVAQNIYLGKEKPLNRLRGIYISAQQFLQSLNFHVDPSAIVGSLGAAQKQMVEIARAVHHKAKVIIFDEPTATLTPEEKSYFFKLIRKLKDEGVSIIFISHALEEALMVADRITILRDGRLVASDKAAAFDRQKIIQAMVGRTLTDEIYSGASRMRAPRPRGAKVLSVENLSMGNMVRNTSFSLYAGQVTGIFGLVGSGRTETLKVVSGVLKRDFFHGGEVKIDGQSKRYLVPAPAVRDGIVYVTEERKAEGFFETMSIAENIYMGQLGGQSFGGFNIVSMKQARSVADEWRKRLNVRAIDPDAKVIELSGGNQQKVVIAKALVQKPRLVVFDEPTRGVDVGAIAEIHTFINQLADQGIAVAVISSYLPEILSLSDRILIARQGKIVEEMDRRIATEETIMYAAVH
- a CDS encoding hydroxymethylglutaryl-CoA lyase, translated to MSGDRKVTIVEVGPRDGLQNEKNIVSTEDKLKLIRLLADAGLSRIEVTAFVSPRWVPQMADHDAVMRRAPARKGLIRSVLVPNEKGAIAAIAAGADELAVFTSASETFASRNINCTIAESLERFVPAISLARSHGIPVRGYVSCAVDCPYEGEIAPEAAAMVSSQLMDLGCHEISVADTIGRGLPERVSLMLERVLDRVPAPMVACHFHDTSGRARANVDVALDWGIATFDSSAGGLGGCPYAPGAAGNIGTGVINSHLTQKGYATGVDPDGLRLAEEFARSLR
- a CDS encoding quaternary amine ABC transporter ATP-binding protein; protein product: MRGVWKVFGARAPEAMAAIQRDRLDRDEVIKRFGCVVGVADVSISVRPGEIFCVMGLSGSGKSTLIRHINRLLEPSAGEIFVDGENIMAKAPAELRALRSRKISMVFQSFGLLPHRTVRDNVALPLEIQGASKQQRFDVAEAALAKVNLSDWGDRYCHELSGGMQQRVGLARALAADSAILLMDEPFSALDPLIRRQLQDEFLALSRSMGKTVVFITHDLDEAIRIGDRIAIMKDGVIIQIDTPEDIVTVPKHDYVAKFVADISRLKVITAGRIMEPVESFRRRNPSGLDLERLRKVSSQQPLGELVELAARDAAPLAVIDGDGVVGGIVDRQVLLEGLRKGGRS